The Acipenser ruthenus chromosome 38, fAciRut3.2 maternal haplotype, whole genome shotgun sequence genomic sequence AAAATAAACTCTccattctacttttttttttctataatttaaaacataaagTGAATTAATATCGTAAAACATTATTTACACAACACAGTGTTTTAGACCTTCATCCAGTCCGCATTTTGCTCGCTGCAGCGCGGAGGATTGATACGTCAAAGACAGCACCGCGGCTCACCAGAGACAAGagcgacagaaaaaaaaaaaaaaagaagggagggaggagaaagaaggagagagaaagcaaAGAGCCCCCTAGCTAAGCTTGCACAGATACTGCAGACACAGCGCCCAATGCTAGAGCTGCGCTGTGCAccgagtgagtgagagagtgagagagacagcgCTCTCCATTTTCTCCAAGCCAGATCTCTCCTCACGTGTCCTGGAAAGGGGATCTCACATGACCCGAGTGTTTGTCCCCGTGATCAAAACTTCCATCTCCTCTCTGTgaaattcacgttttaaatacgAACCCAGGTCCCCACATGGACATGTTAGATCACGCTTTGGACTCTGCAAGCAGGTAAGCGAGAGCTGAGAGCCACGGGCTTTAAATGGCTTCTCCTCCGCAGCCTCCATTTTCAATTCTTACTTCTAGCGACGGCTGGCAGAAGAAAGCTtgtgcctttattattattattattattattatacgattGCAAAAGATTATAAAACATTCCcgattatttttattgcattattttattaattgtttttgtaatatatatatatatatatatatatatatatatatatgttttttaaaatataggatatatatatatatatatatatatatatatatatatatatatatatatataatgtgtgtgtgtggcctatatttttaattatatgcaatgttttttttggcCTGGTCGCACGTATACAGTACAGTTGAGTCTTTTTTTGAACAAATTAAATACGTTGCTGCCGTTCAAAATGGACGGGCTAGACAAGCCCTGCTAActctatagtgtgtgtgtgtctgtctacaGTTATATTGTCGCTAGTTGGGTGAAGATGCATTTGTTGAAAACCTTCCTGTTTTGGATTTGTATTGTACAGTCTGTAATAAGAAACAAAATGGAGTAGGCGGCCCGGACTGAAGGGAAACGGAGTGTAATAATATCAGGATTTTAATGTGAACCGATATAGGTATTTCACTTTACTGTGTGCAGCTTATTTTAATTGCATGTTGACCCACAGTACGGTAGTCGGTAGGCTGACCGAAGGCTAGAGCGTTATATTTTTGATTAAATTTAGAACGTGCGGTAAACTTTGCGCTTTATCTAGTATAAGTAGTCATTGCGGTCTGTATTGcaaaatgtgtgtatgtatatatatatatgtgcactgtgaCGTACCCGATGGTATGTTATTCTCAGAATCAGTGCAGTGAAGTAAAGCTAAAAGCATTTATTCGGTTAAATACGCGGGAAGATTTGCTGATAACATTTAAAACTCTGTAATCCCGATTAATCTTTTTTTGCACAAATATTACACTAGGAATAATTACTGTCAATACTAGCTGCACTGCATGTACTACAGGATGGCATGAAAAACAGCAGtgttgaaatatataaattagttttatttatttatttatttattttttacaatatgcACATAGTTTATgattatggggcagcagtgtggagtagtggttagggctctggactcggagggttgtaggttcaaatcccggtggggacactgctgctgtacccttgagcaaggtactttacctagattgctccagtaaaaacccaactgtataaatgggtaattgtatgtaaaaataatgtgatatcttgtaacaattgtaagtcgccctggataagggcgtctgctaagaaataaataataataataataataataataataatgatcttaaATTGGAAtaacgaattattattattttttttaaacacatggcTGTTTTAAGCAACCTACGGGCTATTTTGTTTTTAGTCTGGAGGAATTATAGTATAACATGGTATTTAATGTAATTACAGCGGTAAAATGATAAATTTTTAAGGAAATAAATTCGCCCGCCACTGACTTTTTTATAACGGTGTAAAATGTCAAAAGGTGACGGATGGGGGAGGGGCTTGCaacgtgctgtgtgtctgtgttgaaaCGTTGTGTAGGAATAAACATTACTGTTGAATAAGAACGAAGGGGATGTGCATGTTTTATAACGCACTTCTAAAAAATCTCCCCCGCTTGATTTTCGTTGTTGGGTTTTTAAAATAGTCACACCGTGCTGAATTATTAAAGTAATTTACCAATTGTCCATTTTAAAAACACCCACATGCACATAACAGCACATGGActatttttgttgctgttgttgttgttgttgttgatgcaaCCATAGTGTACAGCTTAGAACACAATTGTAAAGCTCAGATCAGTTGAGTTCTGCTTTCTATTTCCTTTAACCACAGCTACACCTTACCAGTTTTATGGGGCAGGGGTGCAAAACGTTTTGCAAATTGGTGCTacactgttttgaaagtttagcaccacagCCAACTGGTGCTACATTATTCAACCCGCCCAAACCAAGACCCCCTAACCACTTCCCACCCTGGTTTTGTGCTTGCTACACTAAACTACACTATAAATAAATGCAGTCGGATAGCCTCACTTGGTAATAGAGGGTTAAAACCTTTTATAATTAAGCTATACTACTTTGTCATCATCAGACAATAGTAACTCAGTAGACCTTGCATGTTTCTGTCTAAAAGCACTCTCTAATCACATTCAGCCACATCGCTGGGCTGGTTCAGCATCGCTAGCTTCCTCTGCATTAGCAGATTGATTTTGACAGACATGGCTTTTAATATGCAGTCATTCATGGCCTGCTTCCCGGTAGCCCGACCGGACCACATCTTGCTGTGTTGTGATGCTTGAGGAAGCAGAACAGAAGTGAAATCTGCCCGTTCCTCTGTCCCAGCCTGCTGTGTCCCAACCTCAGGAGGCCTGGGTTCAGCTTCTCGGGtcacaaaattaaaatgatttcgaTACAGCAGGCTCAGGTTAACCCCTTGAGGTACACGCTGGATTTATTGAGCGGTTGTATAAACTTAAAATACATTGGAGAGCGACTCGAGCAtcgcgaggaggaaactgacaatttggatgaccccCCATCTCTGACAGTGTAAATAAGTCCACATCACATCACACATCTTTTGTAATTGTGTTcggctcttaaacagttgcagcgtTCCtgttgcttataaaatgttatagctaacgaACTATGGAActgtaagagctgaaaacaatttaaaagatcTAATTATGCAAATGATCAGTTCacttaagggtctagttaagtaattaagagctcaggtggaatgaaaaccagcagacacacggGGTCGCCCAGGAAGGACAATATAccaaagggtgtgtgtgtgtgtgtttttgttcttttctctttttttagcaGCTTTTCAATACAGTTTTAATTGTGTTGGATCATTTGAAATGCATAGAATGCGTGTTTGTATGTCCAGTAGACGGCCCCTGACACTGGCTGAAAACTGACACGGGCTGTCCTCGAaagaatctttttatttattaagtaaTCAAGGCACCTgtgttttctacatttttttttttaaatacgattACAGTTTGTGTATTTTTTGCAAGAGGTGTTaatctattaaataaatattgtatgttTTTAGAAATACCTTTACATACCTTTTTGCAAGAACACAATTGTGGGGAATGAATATTAATAATCTTAAAAACTGCCATATtctgaatatgaaaaaaaaaagtgtggagtCTCTGTTTGCCCTGCCTTGTGCAGCCGCAgttttcagcagtgtggagtagtggttagggctgtggactcttgaccggagggtcgtgggttcaatcccaggtaggggacactgctgctgtacccttgagcaaggtactttacctagattgctccagtaaaaacccaactgtataaatgggtaattgtatgtaaaaataatgtaattgtatgtacaaataatgtgatttcttgtaacaattgtaagtcaccctggataagggcgtctgctaagaaataaataataataataataataataataaagtgaaagcAGGCCACGACAACTGTGTGTTTTCTGTCCCCTCCAGCAAGGTTTGAccccggtctctctctctctctctctctcctctctctttcagCCACGAGAAAGGACAGGAAACCGAGGAGGAAGTGCAGCTGCAGGAAGGTAAAGAGGGTGCAATGCACTCGGGCCACCGCCAGGTGGTGCTGTTTTcacaaattacatattttaagcAGTTGCTTGCTGCTAATGTAAAGTCCCTTGTTCCGACTCTGAATTTGCCGGTGTAATTCTTTTTTGAAACAAAtggcccttttttttttatccctctcATTTCTCGAAATTGACAAAGATTTAGTTGTttttaagacaaaaaaaatattgtgaaataaaaacaatttggATTCCAGGGTATACGTTGCATGCATGCAAAAGAGCTTGTTTGAATCTTGCAAAAAATAGACATTTGTCACACCTTTGTCCTCAGTAATTTTGAACCCCCAATGTTCCAAGGCTTGGTTTAGCCAGAAACTTAAGAATTTGTATTACATATGCATTATTTTCCAGTGTACATAAGGCCTGTAAAAGTATGGTGTATGATGACATATTTGCATAGGTTAGAACACTTGTTGGCCAATGAGATTGCAACCTGTATTCTTATGATTTATAAAGAactatacagtaatctgtcgcgtatCCGAATGCGGTGGGACCACAGTAAGGGTGgctatgtaaaaagtcggatggatgaatcctgttttaaataccattacagctgtaacaattaataTGTTCACACAGttgttgttttgagattcagcttttattagggagctcccttaAATCCCTTCTTTAGAAAGATACTGGGTAttcatgcttgtgacagggtagccgactgcagtgtgggtgtgtgcattcgctgctgagtgacgggcaggagatcaagacggaggttgaagttgatacgccccaccgcaggcgaacaggatttatttacatatcaacacacttaacagctcatgtgacactaccagcaatggtagcacataGATGTAACACAGcgtatgaaaactttggtgggatctacaatctgtgaactaatctcctctgttcaataataaacgaaCTCTGGCGACTTGCCCAGCTGGTGGCGGTtttgacttgcttactcactgtttGGTATCCGACCCTGCGTCACACCCATATCAAGGTCTGCTTTATTTTAAAACCGTGCACATCTCAATTGCTAAAACCTGCTGATCTGCTGAATTTCTGCTAAAGCTTCAGTAGGAAACGTTTCACAATTGCTAAAACCTGCTGCACAATTGCtaaaacagggcagcagtgtggagtagtggttagggctctggactcttgaccggagggtcatgggttcaatcccaggtgggggacactgctgctgtacccttgagcaaggtactttacctagattgctccagtaaaaacccaactgtataaatgggtaattgtatgtaaagaataatgtgatatcttgtaattgtaagtcaccctggataagggcatctgctaagaaataaataatatgtcaTCACAGTTAATGCATTTTacatcaacagaaaaaaaaaaagtgcaacatCATTTgacgatttattttttttttccccctgggaGACGGGACAGGTCCGGACGAGCAAACGGCTGTGGCCATTGCCAGTGTCCAGCAGGCCACAGCGTTCGCTGACCACAACATCCAGTACCAGTTCCGCACAGAAAACAATGGAGGACAGGTGAGCCGGAGAGCAGAGTCCGGCATTATATTTGCCCCTTGAATTCGGGTCCCTTGAATTGGATTTGCATTACCTTAGTACTAAGTTTTATATCAGTTTCAAAATATTAGCCTTACAGCTGTATCATTCCTGGTTACATCAGATTGATAAACCAGGTAATGAAATCTGGGACAGGGATGCTGTTTGCATAATAAATGAATATCTATAGGCTCCCAAGTCTGTGCTACATATGGCAggtgttcattttttaatgttaCCTGTTAGTATGCCTTTAAATAGGCTGGCAGTGATGTTGCTTGTTTTGCATAGTcacagcatgttttatttttgtttaaaggaGGGGGTGCGTTAAACAGCTGATCCTCATGTTTATTTGTAAACACAGCTGGTGCTACACCATGTGACAAGGGCCGGCTCAGTGATTGGCTGTTGCTGTAGTCACATGCTGGTCAGGAGGGTGTCACATGAGCGGTTGCGGCTGCTGTTTTTAGTAGCTGTGGGAAAGGGAGCCAGCCCAGGAAATCTGAACTGTCAAGGGAACCAGACAGGCAAAAGAGCCTTGATTTAATACCTTATTAGATCCACCAATTTTCTATATaaaattttatatacagtaaattattGCAGTGATCTGTTACTTTGACATACTTTTTCAACTACTTGGAATTTTGCCTGCTAAAGCTACCTAGGTAAACCAAGTGGACTGTCAACGAGGTCTGCATATctataataaaaactgaaatgattttttttttaggaaactgACTCCTAAAGCAGTAAATGAATTTGACAGTAGTGTCTTTGTCTGTCTTCCTGCAGGTGACATACAGAGTAGTCCAGGTGACCGATGGGCAGCTGGACGGACAGACCGATGCCACAGGGGCGGTCAGTGTTGTTTCCACAGCAGCGTTTACTGGAGGACAGCAGGCGGTTGCACAGGTAGGCACTGCCGTTCTTTCAGCACTTCTCTAACCCTGAACTGATTTTAGTTTGCTGTAAGCACATTAAAAGGATGTTCTATTTTTCCCTATGGACAAGTTGCAACTCTACAGCTTTGGCCACAGGTTTTTCATCCCCTAAAATATTTGAgacctaataaaaaataaataaaaccctatatgaacatcatttagatcttttatttcacatcatgtaatcGAACAAACTATAAAAGGATTTAGCCAAAAATCTACAGgaaactggggcagcagtgtggagtagtggttagggctctggactcttgaccggagggtcgtgggttcaatcccaggtgggggacactgctgctgtacccttgagcaaggtactttacctactttgctccagtaaaaacccaactgtataaatgggtaattgtatgtaaaaataatgtgtaaaaaataatataattgtatgtaaatataatgcgatatcttgtaacaattgtaagtcgccctggataagggcgtctgctaataaataaataataataataaacctgtagTAAAGATaggtcatgttagatttcgaaagtGTCACAATTTTCGTTAAGAATATGGGGGagaactacaaagctgtatgtaattcaataggttAACATCGTTCAGCAGGTTTGCATTCGActtgaagcaaaatgagttcattctacagggtgatgcaaagcctTTGGCCAGCAGCTGTATTTCTGGTTCATGTTTTGCATGGCCCACGGCCCTTGCTTTTGACCAGCAGCTGTAACTCTGACGGCCTGTCTGTTCTCCAGGCGGTGATCCAGAACCCTTTCAGTAATGGCGGCAGTCCCGTGACGGACACAGTCAGCGGGGAGACGAGGTTTGCCTACTTCCCCGCGTCCACGGTGGGAGACGGCACCACGACAGCAGTGACCATGCAAACAGCCGACCCTGCCCTCGCCCAGGCAGGAGGTAGCTCCGTTCTTCCATGACTGCCAGGCCTGTTCTGTTCAGTACAGGTTTTAAATGAAATTTGACTTTAGTGAAGAAGTGcactattatataaaaaaaagaatccgAATTATCTCTCTTGTGCCTAGCTGGATCCTCTGCTAATGCACTATCTTTGCAccattgcactactaatatgccAGTATAGATATCatatcctagttcatattgtattttagtagtatgatttgcacttactgtaaactacactgtatttaaacatataacagctgtaagttgccttggataaaggcgtctgccaaataaatacattgaaaataatttatGTTTGAGTCCCATTTTGTACACCATTAACTTAACCATCTCACTGTTTCTTCCCCCACCCCAGGTCAGTTCTATGTCATGATGACCCCTCCAGACGTGCTTCAGTCTGGGGCACAGAGATCCATCGCCCCCCGGACGCACCCGTACTCTCCGTAAGtgagcccccctcccctccgtgtgtgggtgtgcgtgttgAACCGGGCTGTTTCAATTGACATGGGCTCAAAAATGACTGGTTCTGCGAGTGTCTGTCTTCATTCATTGACCATAGAGACATTGGGGGGGCCCCACACACGTCTCGGGTTCCAAGTAAAATCAGTTTAGAGGTTTCAACCTAGCGCCCAGTTTCACTATCCGTTGTTTGTtagccccttcagtcactgtgtgcacaattttaccacgttaagtttcctatctatttatttttatataatgcatGTATGGCGTTGTTAATTATTTATACAGTTGAACCAAACTTTAGCCTGGCAGAACTGTGGATATTGTCATTTAGGGTTCAAATCTAAATAACTTTTGGTGTATATTTTATCGTTATACTGTTCTGTATCTAAAATTCATACAGAAATGATTCTAATGCTTGCCTTAAGTGGCGATGTTTGATAGTTATTCATCTCACAGAaaatgattaaccctttgcggtccattgtcggactgggtccgacattgcaattattcctcacaggtcctttgtcggactgggtccgacatcattatagcaacgcaataaacgggtgtttagtcgttttttctccggaaaaagccgagaaaaccattcaattgccgagtgggagcgacaggagccgagacaagtcgaaaaaaaaaaaaaaaaaaaaggcgtatctcatgaatagtcatacatggtatcaggtatcagataacggggcagtcatagtaaacaagctggctgagtgcgtcagcgcacagagactatcatggacatttgcagagcttttttcagatgttatagtaataaaataatgacttggatcgcattattgaggagtttggtgataaaacgagtgatccagagatgatcgatcggtatgtacgactattattattattattattattattatttatttcttacataggtaaacgctatagcaaacgaaagggtggggcggggctggagatgcctagtgagtgctttgttgatatgcagggccatttaaacccgtttgactgtgaaaaaaaatacttttaaacagcgcgtataaaattaactgcgcgtgtgaaaattaattagacctggcgtgcctgacgcgcgattaataaatggaccgcaaagggttaaagacaaAAGTAATGGTCCTTGTCCACAGACACGGTTTGGGTATACAGGGATAAGGCAACACAATCTTTTTATGATAGTCATTTTTGTCACCTATTCCATTGAAACACCCTGATAGAAATGTAAATTTGGCAATGGTATGTAAATATACTGTCTTCCAACAAGTATTGAGACTAATGAATAAATGTAGAATGATTGCCTATGTTATCTCACCCCACTCTGAATATCATGGTGTTCCATCTTAATAATCATGCAAAAGACTGTAATGAGCAATcagtcccacaagtgcagtggcaTCCCAAATTAATATTTTACTACCAATTCAGAACAGgttatttgttctttattttaacacccccccccccccccccaaaataggATGATGTCATGGTGACTGTTGTAGCAGTCTTGACAGAAACCCATTATTAGGAGAAGATGAAGACCCCTCCAgttctgtatttattaatttgtcccaGTACTTGTTAGAGGGTAgttttgtattaaataataaCTTTAATGACGCTCCATTTTCTAGTTCTTGTTTAGACATACAAGCAGTCCATATTTCTTCTTTGGATTAACAAGCACTATCGAATGTAAAgaattgtaaaacaaaataattgctGTGACATTTGAAACTGCTTTTCAGGACGATTTGTTGATCTTGCCATCCTAAATGTAACAATAACAAAGGCAATCTTCAGAAAAACCACTAAAGGTGGCGCTAATGTTAATATGAATGTTGAATTTTAAAATAGAATTTCTAtgttgctcttgttttttttaaagggatatatTCTGGGGACACTcaaacgcacgcacacacaccccctcccgtGTTTAGAGTTCTGATTTCTCTGCTTCTTGATTGATGTTTACTGTTTTAATGATTGCTGTGGAAAGTGTAAAGTTGTGTTTACCTACCGTCCCCAGAGAAACTGTTGAAAATGAGATGCTGCATCACGACAATTCCTGGTGAGAAAAATTTtcaaatccataaaaaaaaaaactgtgtgtgtgtgtgtgtgtgtgtgtatagagcgAGAGAGAATTGGAGAAGTGTCCCTCTTGTGTAGTGAGCCTTTCTAGTGCCTAACGCAGCTTACAATGTAGACTTCCAGTGTTTCTCCAAGGTTTGGGTCTCCACTTTGTTAGTGAAAGAAAattcttaattaaaatatttttggcaCTTCCATTCCAGGATTGAGTCAATCACGGCTGCATTGTAACCATTGTAAAATATAGCTATGGCAGTGCCATAAACTGATTTAAGGTTGTtttggtccaatggttaaagcaaggggcttgttaccaggaggttcctggttcaatcccagctcagccactgactcaccgtGTGCGACCccgagcaagtcgcttaacctccttgtgctccatcctgcggatgagacgtaaaacaaacaaggtcctattgcatacccccaagtctctgtaagtcgctttggataaattagtctgttaaatgactaatattattattattattattattattattattattattaattcaggCCACGGTGTTAGTCCTAGTGATGTCACAGTCTTGTATCTTCTTGTTGTGCTCTTGACCTTTGttttccagagttttttttttctttttttctcctgcTGTTGAAAACGAAATGCCAAGAGTCTAAGTGAAAACGAAGAcagaaaatgttttcaaaaacTTTTCATCTATAAAACATATCTCAATTAGGGAAggccctatgtatttatttttttgatcctcgcgagtgtgtgtttttattaatttattactttttttaaatatataaacggATTTGTTTTTTGAGATGCAGCATCTTGTTTTCAAGGGGCTCCCCAAAATGCAGCATAGTGAAATACACGTGCAGTGCTCACTTTTATACTGAGAATATCAAAAGTAATAGTTCACTGATACCCAGGAGAAATATATGGCTGTAGCAGTTGGCAACAGTACACCatgggagaaaaataaatacaggaaacCCAAGCCTGAAGTAATGTCAGATTCATTGCGTCGCTGTTTGAACCAGTCCAGGTTCTGTCCCCAATTGACTGTATAAACAACGCTGCATGGATCTGTCACCTTGAAGGCCATGTAATAGATGCTGATTGCATCCCCTGTGATATAATTGCCAACCATCTACCCCATGGTTTTGCTGCCTGCCAAATTACCTGTTTCCTTGACACATCCGTGACCCGATCATgcgacttttttttattttaataggaGTTGCAACAGGGATGAAAGTATCAAGGGGTGTAATCTGATTATAACTCAATGTGAATAAGGCAGTGTCCCAAAAATAgttatttggttattttttttgaaAGCCTAAACTTGCTACAAATATTTGCATTtccattttatataaatatttttttttaatcaaattttttttttttttttgaatatgtTACAGAATTTCCTGCGCTGTAACAGGTTATTGATTTAGAACAGCAGTTTGCCTTAAAGATACAAACACGGATATAGACTTTTTGTAAAAATGGGTGAATTTTAACTAAGGAATACTTGTGTGCCCTCTGTGCAATTCAAACACATATCATGGGATGAGTTTTTCATTTCAATCCTGAATAAATGCATTATCAGCGTTAGAATATATGGTTAATTTTCAATGTTTATAGGGTCATGTGCAATGTACAGCTTTTTGTTTCAtaaggtcgaatgaaacctg encodes the following:
- the LOC117433652 gene encoding upstream stimulatory factor 2-like isoform X2 yields the protein MDMLDHALDSASSHEKGQETEEEVQLQEDGTGPDEQTAVAIASVQQATAFADHNIQYQFRTENNGGQVTYRVVQVTDGQLDGQTDATGAVSVVSTAAFTGGQQAVAQAVIQNPFSNGGSPVTDTVSGETRFAYFPASTVGDGTTTAVTMQTADPALAQAGGQFYVMMTPPDVLQSGAQRSIAPRTHPYSPKMDGPRTPRDERRRAQHNEVERRRRDKINNWIVTLSKIIPDCNTDNSKTGASKGGILSKACDYIRELRQTNQRLQESFKEVERVQMDNELIKQQIEEMKNENALLRAQLQQHGISMGETSGQ
- the LOC117433652 gene encoding upstream stimulatory factor 2-like isoform X1, whose protein sequence is MDMLDHALDSASSHEKGQETEEEVQLQEDGTGPDEQTAVAIASVQQATAFADHNIQYQFRTENNGGQVTYRVVQVTDGQLDGQTDATGAVSVVSTAAFTGGQQAVAQAVIQNPFSNGGSPVTDTVSGETRFAYFPASTVGDGTTTAVTMQTADPALAQAGGQFYVMMTPPDVLQSGAQRSIAPRTHPYSPETVENEMLHHDNSWKMDGPRTPRDERRRAQHNEVERRRRDKINNWIVTLSKIIPDCNTDNSKTGASKGGILSKACDYIRELRQTNQRLQESFKEVERVQMDNELIKQQIEEMKNENALLRAQLQQHGISMGETSGQ